A region of the Candidatus Kryptobacter tengchongensis genome:
GAACTTGAATCCCTGTCGCTTGAGTATTTGGAGAGGTTGTATCGTTTGCCAGGACAATAATTCCACTCCAAGGTCCACCTGCGGTATCTTGAATGAACACAGCGTATCTATTACCGAGAGCATACATTTGTGGTTTATTTAACACTATCCCAACAACTGTAACAGTATCGCCGTATTGAGTTGCTGAAAGCGGTGGGACATGCCAATATCTTGAATCCTCAATCCAATGGGGAAAGTTAGCTGCATTGAAGGCAACCCCAGCAGTTTGCAAACTATCTGCTTTCCTTAATGAATCAGGATGAACCCATTGAATTTGCTGAATTGGAACAAGCGGAAATGGACTTTGAGAAAATGCTACAGATGAAATCAAAATGATAACGAAAAATAATTTTTTCATCTTTGATACCATTAATTTGTTTTTCTGTTTTTTAAACTTCTTCTTCAGATGGCTCAGGTGTTATAACCTTAATATCTTCGCCAGCTAAAAAAATAACTGATTCAGCTGAGGCACTTGCAGTTATAACATAGGCTGGGATTTCTTTTCCAAGTTCTTTTCTGTAAGCTTTAACTTTCTCAGCGATTCTTCCCGCTTTTTCTTTATTCACTGAGCTTGAAATTTCAACAATTATCTCCTTAGCATTTGAAATCACAATGTCAATTTCAGATTCTTTACCATCATATTTTATCTTTCGTTTTTCAACTCTATATTCAAGTCCAAAGAGAGCTTTCAAGATTTCTTCGTAAGCTTTTCTAAACATATCCTCTGTCATAATTCCCCATCTTGCTCCTATATTCCCAACTGTAACCTTTAACTTTGAAACTTCATCTGATAGCCGAATAAACTCCACTTTCATCTCGCCCATTTCCTTAACAAGTCCACCAACAGTTATCTTCAACTCATAAACTTCTTTTATAAGCATTTCAATTGCCTTTGAATGCTCTTCCAATTTTTTCGCATGCTCTTCCAAAATCTGTGAATGTCTCTCCTGACCACGAACTAACTCCTCCAAAATCTGCGAATGCCTCTCCTGCCTCTCACTCAACTCCTTTATCGCCCTTGCATGCTCTTCCAAAATCTGTGAATGTCTCTCCTGCCTCTCGCTCAACTCCTTTATCGCTCTCGCATGCTCTTCCAAAATCTGTGAATGTCTCTCCTGACCACGAACTAACTCCTCCAAAATCTGCGAATGCCTCTCCTGCCTCTCGCTCAACTCCTTTATCGCCCTCGCATGTTCTTCCAAGCGCTTTATAATCTCATCTATGCCTTTTAAAATTTGAGTGTATTCCTGTCTTGAAGGGAAATATTCAAGCAGTATACCAAACAACCTCTGCCTAAAACTTTCATCTGTTTCTATTAACTCTGGCAACCGTTTTATTATTTCTTCTGCTTTTGTTATTCTCTTTGTCTTCATGTTTTTATTGCTATTTAATTATCACAAATTTACCTCGCTTTATCTCGCCAGTTTCAAGGTCTTTAACCGTAAAAAGGTAAAGTCCTGTTGCAATTGCTTGGTCATATTTTGAGATCAAATCCCAGGCGTGTTCTCCGCCTGAAAATTTCTGTGTTCCATCTCCATAAACTTGAAACCATTGAATATCAGTTCCAGTGTATGTATCCGCATCGTGAATAAATCTATCAACTATATCTCCAGCAAGCGTATAAATTGTTATCTCGCATTTCCTCGGCAAATTATAAAAATAAATTTTTCTCTCTCGCTCTCCACCCGAACCATCCCATATTGCTTTTGCATAGTATGGATTCGGATAAACTCCAACTTCTTTTGATCTATCCGCCGTCGGAGGAGCTCCTGGCACAACCCTTCGCAAAACCCTTACACTTGATTGACTTGGTATATTATTAATCGGATCACCTTCATCAAATGCTTCAATGCCAAAAATATACTGCCAACCATTGAGTAAGTTTTGGATTGTGAATCTATAATAATACTTCACTGTGTCATCAGGAAATATAGCTGGTTCAGGAAGTTTAATTGAGCTGAAGCCTGTATTAAAACCTATTTCATTTCCTGGTTTATCAAATTCAGCAAGCAAAATATATGGATCTTCGCCGGATTGCACAAATCCAATATCAAATCCAGGTCTTGTCATATAAATTCTATAACCCTCAAAATCCTTTTTATTTAAAACTGGATCAACAACATCTTCAACTGATTTATCCCAGTATATATCAACTTTTCTATCACCAGGGATTATTTTAACTTTCGGTGGCGGAAGTATTGTCGGGAAGATAAACCTCGTTATTTTACCATCTCCGTCAAGGTCTTCACCGGGATCAAGAATTCCATTTCCATTTCTATCTTCACCATTATAAGTTTTCTGTGCCCATATAGCGCTTTCAATAAGAAGTTTTTTACTCAGCGGTGTATCATCTTGTTGTGGATCGTTGCCAAATTTTTTAGCACATATAACTGCAAAAGCTACACTTACAGAATCACCCGGATATAAAACTGGAAAAGGTCCAACTGATAAAAGCGTGTATCTATTTCCGGGCTGTTTCAAATATGGTATTTTCACTGCAGGGAAAGGAATCCGCATCTTATCATATCTTTGTTGATCATTTGATGGAGATATTAAATCTGGGTCTCCAGTGCTTGCTCTGAACTGCCAAACCTGATAGATTGTATATTTATTTAAGCTATCAAGATGACCTCCAAGTAAAGGTTCTGTCCCTAAAAGTTTTATACCTATATAGCTATCAGTTGGACCATCTGATGGTCTATTTTCAGCATCAAACGCATAGTGCAATCTTAAACTATCAATATAACCAAGCCCAGTTCCAGAGTAAAACACCGAACCTTCGGCGGGAAATCTATAGTTTGTATTTCGCACAACAAGATCAGTGACAAGTCCTACATATAAACTTTCAATAGGAACATCAACCACATTTTTTATTGTAAAATTTAAAATAACGAAATTATCTGCTATTGAATATTGCCAAGCATATGTTTCAAAGTGAACCGAAACACCAAGCGGATTATGTCCAGAGATTGGTTCACCCGTTAATGGATTTATTGTGTTCGTATCTGTAAAATCACAATAAAAATCCTGATGACTTATAGCACCTGGGCTATAGTATCTTGACTCAAGTAAGCTTGAACGCTCATATAGTCCTTGGTCAATTTGCTGAGTAAATTCACTTGAGAATCGTCTATCATTTGTAGCAGTTGTAACGCTTAATCCACTTTTCCCATATCCTCCAACCCAAAGACCACCGTTGAAAAGATGTTCAATCCTTGTTCTGACTGGCTTTATCGGGAACTCACACGATGGCTGAGATGGCCAAAAAGATGGATTAAAACCGTTCCCAATTTGACCATAAGAATTTACCGCAAGCCCAATTCTCCCAATGTTGGTTGAGCGATTATCTTGTGGTTTTTGAGCAAGAATTAAAGACGGTAAAAGGAAAAGCAGTAGAAGTTTTCTCATCACAAATTAGTGTCTATATTTTTCAGTGCAAAGTAAATTTAATAAAACCGCATCTCTTTTGAAAATTATCTTGATTGTTTTTTTTCAACCGAAAACTTATATTTGAAAAAAACCTTCATTCGCTGGGAAAGATGAGCGAAAAAAGCAAGGAAATAGAAAAACTTAAAGAAAGCAAAACCGTAAAGATAGATATACCCATCATTGGGATGACATGTGCAAGCTGTGTTTTGAAAGTTCAAAACAACCTCTTAAAACTTCAAGGTGTTAAAAATGCAACTGTTAATCTTGTAACTGGAAAAGCAACGATTGAAATTGAACCAGATAAAAAGATAAATCCAAAGGAAATAATTAAATCAATAAAATCAATTGGTTATGATGTTGCGATACAAAAAATAACCTTTCCAGTTGAAGGAATTTCCTCCGCTTCATCCCCCCATATTGAAAACGCCCTCTCAAAATTAAACGGGGTTATAAATGTTTTAGCTAACCCCGCAACTGAAAATATAACTGTTGAATTTATCCCAACCCTTGTCTCGCTTGACAACATAAAAGAAGAGATAGAGAAGTTCGGATATAAAGTGCCACCACTTTCAGAGGAAGAGATAGAACTTTACGATGAGATAATCCGAAAAAATGAATATGAAGATTTAAAGAAACGCTTTATACTCAGTGCAGTCCTAACTGGCTTAATTCTTATTGATATGCTCTCGCATTTCGTTTATCACATTCAAAATAGGATGCTTGTTAACTATATTCTTTTCATCTTAGCAACTCCTGTTATTTTCTATGGCGGAGGGAAGTTTTTCAGAAGTTTCATTGCTGGACTTAGATATTTGTCTATGGATATGAACACATTAATAGCAATTGGAACTGGATCAGCATATTTTTACAGCGTTGTGGCTACATTTTATCCACAAATTTTTACATCAATTGGGAAAGCACCCGATGTTTATTATGAGGTTTCAGCAGTTATAATAACACTGATTTTGTTCGGACGGCTTCTTGAATCAAAAGCAAAAGCGCAAACAACTGAGGCGATAAAAAAACTTTCCTCACTCCAGCCCAAAACTGCAACACTTATCAGAGATGGAGAAGAGATAATTGTCCCAGTCAAAGAAATAAAAACTGGGGATATAATTCTCGTTAAACCCGGTGAAAGAATACCTGTTGACGGTGTGATAGTTGAAGGATATGGCTCGGTTGATGAATCAATAATCACAGGTGAAAGTATGCCTGTTGAGAAAAAACCCGGGGACAATGTAATAGGTTCAACACTTAATAAAGCTGGAAGCTTTAGGTTCAAGGTGACAAATGTTGGGAAAGATACTGTTCTTTCAAAGATAATTCAGCTTGTAAAAGATGCCCAAGCAACAAAACCACCTGTCCAAAAACTTGCTGATAAAGTCGCCTCAGTTTTTGTCCCCATTGTAATTGGGATAGCTGTTTTAACCTTTTTGATATGGTATCTCTTGGGATACGGTTTTACTTTTGCGCTCATGAATTTCGTTTCTGTTTTAATTGTTGCTTGTCCTTGTGCACTTGGGCTCGCAACACCAACCGCTATAGTTGTGGCAACTGGGAAATCTGCTGAATATGGAATTTTAATAAGAAACGCACAAGCACTTGAAATTGCAAATAAAGTCAACATCGTGGTTTTTGATAAAACTGGAACTATAACTTATGGGAAACCTGAGGTAACAGATATAATAAAACTTGGAAACATCCCAGAAAATGAACTTTTGAGACTTTCCGCTTCAGTTGAAAGGAATTCAGAGCACCCACTCGCAGAAGCAATAGTTAGATATGCAAGGCTAAGAGGTTTGAAGCTTTATGAACCTAAAAACTTCTTCTCAATTCCCGGGCAAGGTGTGTTTGCCAATGTTGATTCAAGCAATGTTGCTGTCGGAAATATAACATTTATGAGAAATTTAAACATTGAAATGAAAAACTTTGAGAGAATTCTTGATATTTTGACAAACGAAGGCAAAACCCCGGTATTTGTTGCGGTTGATGGTAAAATTGTTGGTGTAATTGCAATAGCGGATACAATAAAACATGATGTAAGGGAAACAATTCTAAACCTTAAAAAACTTAACATAGATGTTGCAATTTTAACCGGGGATAACTACAAGACAGCAAAAGCAATAGCAAATAAAATCGGCGTTCAAAAAGTTTTTGCTGAAGTTTTGCCAGATCAAAAATCCGAAAAGATAGAAGAACTTAAAAACTCTGGCTACATTGTTGCAATGGTTGGCGATGGAGTAAATGATGCCCCAGCACTTGCTAAAGCAGATGTAGGAATTGCAATCGGCTCAGGAACAGATGTTGCTTCCGCAACCGCAGATATGATTCTAATGAAAGATGATATCAAAGGAGTCCTGCAAGTGATAAAACTTTCTGCAAAAACCTATAAAATCATCAAACAAAATTTGTTCTGGGCTTTCTTTTATAACTTGATTTTAATCCCAATAGCAGCTGGGATTTTATACCCAATCGCTGGCATCCTCCTGAAGCCTGTCTTTGCCTCAATTTCCATGTCTTTCAGCTCAGTTTTCGTAGTGTCAAATTCCCTAAGAATTAAAAAATTAAAATTATGAGGTGAAAAATGAACAGACTAACATTAACAGTTGAAGGTATGACTTGTCATCATTGTGAGATGACAGTTGAAAAAGCAGTTAAACAGTTAAAAAATGTTGTCTCCGCAAAAGCAGATCACATAAGTAAAACCCT
Encoded here:
- a CDS encoding copper chaperone, encoding MNRLTLTVEGMTCHHCEMTVEKAVKQLKNVVSAKADHISKTLEIIYTGELNIEDVKQKIEEVGYKVLT
- a CDS encoding Cu+-exporting ATPase, whose translation is MSEKSKEIEKLKESKTVKIDIPIIGMTCASCVLKVQNNLLKLQGVKNATVNLVTGKATIEIEPDKKINPKEIIKSIKSIGYDVAIQKITFPVEGISSASSPHIENALSKLNGVINVLANPATENITVEFIPTLVSLDNIKEEIEKFGYKVPPLSEEEIELYDEIIRKNEYEDLKKRFILSAVLTGLILIDMLSHFVYHIQNRMLVNYILFILATPVIFYGGGKFFRSFIAGLRYLSMDMNTLIAIGTGSAYFYSVVATFYPQIFTSIGKAPDVYYEVSAVIITLILFGRLLESKAKAQTTEAIKKLSSLQPKTATLIRDGEEIIVPVKEIKTGDIILVKPGERIPVDGVIVEGYGSVDESIITGESMPVEKKPGDNVIGSTLNKAGSFRFKVTNVGKDTVLSKIIQLVKDAQATKPPVQKLADKVASVFVPIVIGIAVLTFLIWYLLGYGFTFALMNFVSVLIVACPCALGLATPTAIVVATGKSAEYGILIRNAQALEIANKVNIVVFDKTGTITYGKPEVTDIIKLGNIPENELLRLSASVERNSEHPLAEAIVRYARLRGLKLYEPKNFFSIPGQGVFANVDSSNVAVGNITFMRNLNIEMKNFERILDILTNEGKTPVFVAVDGKIVGVIAIADTIKHDVRETILNLKKLNIDVAILTGDNYKTAKAIANKIGVQKVFAEVLPDQKSEKIEELKNSGYIVAMVGDGVNDAPALAKADVGIAIGSGTDVASATADMILMKDDIKGVLQVIKLSAKTYKIIKQNLFWAFFYNLILIPIAAGILYPIAGILLKPVFASISMSFSSVFVVSNSLRIKKLKL